Proteins encoded by one window of Bacteroidales bacterium:
- a CDS encoding mechanosensitive ion channel: protein MEELSMEKLSTVNWQELLSGFAHSLISFGGKLLIAVLIFVVGRWIIKRINKFVGNIMTKKEVDKSLFSFVRSLISITLNFVLIIIIISILGIETSSFIALFASAGVAIGLALSGTLQNFAGGVMLLLFKPFKVGDFIEAQGQGGTVKEIQIFNTILTTGDNKTVIIPNGGLSTGMMTNYSTTGTRRVEWTFGIAYGDSYDKARSVIERLLKSDERILNDPAYFIALTSLGDSSVNIVVRAWVNSGDYWGVYFNMNEKIYGTFAKEGLSIPFPQMDVHLYSEK from the coding sequence ATGGAAGAATTAAGCATGGAAAAATTATCTACCGTCAACTGGCAGGAGTTATTATCCGGATTTGCCCACAGCCTGATCTCCTTCGGCGGAAAATTACTGATTGCGGTATTGATCTTTGTGGTGGGCCGCTGGATCATCAAAAGGATTAACAAATTCGTAGGTAATATCATGACCAAAAAAGAGGTGGATAAATCCCTTTTTTCCTTTGTCAGGAGTTTGATCAGCATTACATTGAATTTTGTGCTCATCATTATCATCATCAGCATTCTGGGTATAGAAACCAGCTCGTTCATCGCGCTGTTCGCTTCCGCCGGTGTGGCCATAGGTTTGGCCCTCAGCGGTACCCTGCAGAATTTCGCAGGAGGCGTCATGCTCTTGTTGTTCAAACCATTTAAAGTGGGGGATTTTATCGAGGCACAGGGACAGGGCGGAACGGTAAAAGAAATACAGATCTTCAACACCATCCTGACTACCGGGGACAATAAAACGGTGATCATCCCCAACGGCGGATTGTCTACCGGAATGATGACCAACTACTCCACTACCGGCACACGGCGGGTGGAATGGACTTTCGGGATTGCCTACGGCGACAGCTATGATAAAGCCAGGTCCGTAATCGAGCGGTTACTAAAAAGCGACGAACGGATACTGAACGATCCGGCATATTTCATTGCCCTGACCTCACTGGGCGACAGCTCGGTAAATATAGTGGTCCGGGCATGGGTCAATTCCGGAGATTACTGGGGGGTATATTTCAATATGAACGAAAAGATATACGGTACTTTTGCCAAAGAAGGATTATCGATTCCTTTCCCGCAAATGGACGTACATCTATACAGTGAAAAATGA
- a CDS encoding sulfide-dependent adenosine diphosphate thiazole synthase: MEQTVSAGIIDSYFKKLKKNLAVDTAIVGGGPSGIVAGYYLAKKGYQVALFEQKLAPGGGMWGGAMMFNEIVVRKDALHILDEFGIAYQAYEDGFYTLDSVHATASLIYHATQAGVSIFNCVSFEDVVFQNEQVAGVVLNWAPVSRERMHVDPLVVTAKTVLDGTGHDCMVARTLERKNDIRLFTPTGKVVGERSLSVDEAERTTVENTKEIFPGLFVSGMAANGVSGGFRMGPIFGGMLLSGKKVADLIAEKLK; the protein is encoded by the coding sequence ATGGAACAAACCGTATCTGCAGGAATCATCGATTCCTATTTCAAAAAACTCAAAAAAAACCTGGCTGTAGATACAGCCATTGTCGGAGGAGGACCTTCCGGAATAGTAGCCGGATATTATCTGGCCAAAAAAGGCTATCAGGTAGCCCTGTTCGAACAAAAGCTGGCTCCGGGAGGAGGAATGTGGGGCGGCGCCATGATGTTCAATGAAATCGTGGTCCGCAAAGACGCCCTTCATATACTGGATGAATTCGGGATAGCTTACCAGGCATATGAAGACGGCTTTTACACGCTGGATTCCGTACATGCCACCGCATCGTTGATCTACCATGCAACACAGGCCGGAGTTTCCATCTTCAACTGTGTGTCGTTCGAAGATGTGGTCTTTCAGAACGAACAGGTGGCCGGAGTGGTATTGAACTGGGCGCCGGTATCCCGGGAACGCATGCATGTGGATCCGTTGGTGGTCACGGCAAAAACAGTATTGGACGGAACAGGACACGATTGCATGGTTGCCCGCACCCTGGAAAGAAAGAACGATATCCGGCTCTTTACACCGACGGGAAAAGTGGTCGGGGAGCGTTCCCTTTCCGTGGATGAAGCGGAACGTACAACAGTAGAGAATACCAAAGAAATATTTCCCGGATTATTTGTTTCCGGAATGGCTGCAAACGGTGTCAGCGGCGGGTTCCGCATGGGGCCTATTTTCGGGGGAATGTTACTTTCCGGGAAAAAGGTGGCTGACCTCATCGCCGAAAAACTGAAATAA
- the thiE gene encoding thiamine phosphate synthase — MESFGVYIIMTRPVLPYTVIAEKCVANKVKMLQLREKHLPDKELLRIARDIRRITRGTGTRLVINDRPDIAVLCDADYLHLGQDDISIEDARKIVGDMKIGLSTHSIQQAKKALAERPDYIGFGPVYPTNAKAIPDQPTGVEPLKEVLGFSNVPVVAIGGIFPENMQEILDAGAANIAMVRYFMQSEDFQERLSGINQRLRQE, encoded by the coding sequence GTGGAATCATTCGGAGTATATATCATTATGACCCGGCCGGTATTACCGTACACGGTCATTGCTGAAAAATGCGTCGCAAATAAGGTCAAAATGCTTCAATTGCGGGAGAAGCATCTTCCGGACAAGGAGTTATTACGTATCGCCCGGGATATCCGCCGGATCACCAGAGGTACCGGCACCCGGCTGGTGATCAACGACAGGCCGGATATAGCCGTCCTTTGTGATGCGGATTATTTACATCTGGGCCAGGACGACATCAGTATCGAAGATGCCCGGAAGATCGTCGGCGACATGAAAATAGGATTATCGACCCATTCTATCCAACAAGCGAAAAAAGCACTGGCTGAACGTCCTGATTACATAGGGTTCGGACCAGTCTATCCGACCAATGCGAAAGCCATACCCGATCAACCGACAGGTGTGGAACCGCTTAAGGAAGTACTGGGGTTTTCGAATGTTCCCGTTGTGGCCATAGGCGGAATATTTCCTGAAAACATGCAGGAAATACTGGATGCCGGAGCCGCAAATATTGCCATGGTCCGTTATTTCATGCAATCGGAGGATTTTCAAGAAAGGCTCTCCGGAATAAACCAACGACTCCGTCAGGAATAA
- a CDS encoding helix-turn-helix domain-containing protein translates to MSRIGKNIKKIRNVKGLSQQAFADIFQLSRGNVSSYEELRADPKIEVVVEIAKYFGIPLDDFIQKDLSVNELLKYNTGLVLETEDLKRNHRMTGIPYVSAAYLPDYIDNYRDEAFIRKLPHIVIPSNARFGLMAFEIEDQESLPENFEYKNGDILFYERVVKENIHRIKGRFGLMVDHSGIKNGVYREQNGQMSLYLNELVEYPFDIDSDADYWVLRAVYGLNN, encoded by the coding sequence ATGAGCAGGATTGGAAAAAATATTAAAAAGATCAGGAATGTCAAGGGTTTGAGCCAGCAAGCCTTTGCTGATATTTTTCAATTGTCTCGGGGAAACGTATCTTCCTATGAGGAATTAAGGGCAGATCCAAAGATAGAAGTAGTGGTTGAAATTGCTAAATATTTTGGCATACCCCTCGACGACTTTATCCAAAAAGACCTTTCAGTAAATGAATTATTGAAATACAATACCGGATTGGTACTGGAAACGGAGGATCTGAAAAGAAACCATCGAATGACCGGGATCCCCTATGTCTCGGCAGCTTATCTTCCCGATTACATCGATAATTATCGTGATGAAGCATTTATCAGGAAATTACCGCACATAGTGATCCCTTCCAATGCCAGATTCGGCTTAATGGCATTCGAAATAGAGGATCAGGAAAGCCTTCCGGAAAATTTTGAATACAAGAATGGGGATATCTTATTTTATGAACGGGTAGTGAAAGAAAATATCCATCGTATCAAAGGCCGTTTCGGCTTGATGGTCGATCATTCGGGCATTAAAAACGGCGTATACCGGGAACAGAACGGACAAATGTCCCTGTACCTTAATGAGTTGGTCGAGTATCCTTTCGATATTGATTCCGATGCGGATTATTGGGTCCTGCGCGCAGTATACGGATTAAATAATTGA
- a CDS encoding YbjN domain-containing protein, which yields MYYKKIESYISQLGYTITFQDEKEGIFCIENEADGIKNLIIGVAPPIVVMEQFIFTMKSNDQEIMKSLLQKNRDIVHGAFVLDETGTKVIFRYTMQVESLDINELEGALNSLGLLLSEYYEQIIEFSRK from the coding sequence ATGTATTACAAAAAAATCGAATCATACATATCCCAGCTCGGATATACGATTACGTTCCAGGACGAAAAGGAAGGCATATTTTGTATTGAAAACGAGGCAGACGGTATAAAAAACCTGATCATCGGGGTAGCACCTCCCATCGTCGTAATGGAGCAGTTTATCTTTACTATGAAGAGCAATGATCAGGAGATCATGAAATCATTGCTTCAAAAAAACCGGGACATTGTACATGGTGCCTTTGTCCTCGATGAAACGGGCACCAAAGTTATTTTCCGGTATACCATGCAGGTGGAAAGCCTGGATATTAATGAACTGGAAGGCGCCCTGAATTCGCTGGGACTTTTACTGAGCGAATATTACGAACAGATCATCGAATTTAGCAGGAAGTAG
- a CDS encoding PspA/IM30 family protein: MNIFKRLLRIGQAEIHSAVDKMEDPIKMTEQGIREMKEDLEKTVESLAKVKAMAIRTKNEKNKKVVEAQDYENKAVLLLSKAQKGELDMVQAEKLAREALAIKERLFNECADLGGQQQTHEKAVDDIQKNVDILKFNINKWENELKTLRARVKVSRATKEVNKQMAQIDSNSTISMLERMKEKVEEEEALAQAYGDLAKNNKSVDDEINHAIGSEAEKVNQDLDEIKKKLGIISGV; this comes from the coding sequence ATGAATATTTTTAAGAGGCTTTTAAGGATCGGGCAGGCCGAAATCCATTCGGCAGTAGATAAAATGGAGGACCCCATTAAAATGACCGAACAGGGGATCCGTGAAATGAAGGAAGACCTGGAAAAGACAGTAGAATCACTGGCTAAAGTAAAAGCAATGGCTATCCGGACCAAAAACGAAAAGAACAAAAAAGTGGTCGAAGCGCAGGATTACGAAAACAAGGCCGTTTTATTGTTGTCCAAGGCGCAAAAAGGCGAACTGGATATGGTTCAGGCAGAAAAACTGGCACGTGAAGCGCTGGCCATTAAAGAACGTTTATTCAATGAATGTGCGGATCTGGGCGGGCAACAACAGACACACGAAAAAGCTGTGGATGATATTCAGAAAAATGTGGACATCCTGAAATTCAACATCAATAAATGGGAAAATGAACTGAAAACACTCAGGGCCAGGGTAAAAGTAAGCCGTGCCACCAAAGAAGTCAACAAACAAATGGCCCAGATAGACAGCAACAGTACCATCAGTATGTTGGAGCGGATGAAAGAAAAGGTGGAAGAGGAAGAAGCACTGGCACAGGCTTATGGTGATCTTGCCAAAAATAACAAGTCTGTGGATGATGAAATCAACCATGCCATCGGCAGCGAAGCGGAAAAAGTAAACCAGGACCTGGATGAAATTAAAAAGAAACTGGGCATTATCTCCGGTGTTTAG
- a CDS encoding YqiJ family protein, translating into MTEILHTLFNPLPNAVMTVLMGVIVVYWLFVMLGGAGFGDVDLGIGFGDVDVDADVEIPDVDATADSDSDVPLEKSEGAMSRFLNYLNIGKVPFMLVLSTFKFLTWMCTLITTQFIAMESWGAKSLLILVPMFAIGIVFTRYATKPMVRFFKKIGYQGEEEIDFLGRSGKMLSTIKEQKIGCAEFIIDRNPMKLNVVSHTGEEISYGDTVMVTDESDDRKIYYVTKEITL; encoded by the coding sequence ATGACCGAAATCCTGCATACACTTTTTAATCCCTTACCTAATGCGGTCATGACCGTTTTAATGGGGGTAATAGTTGTATATTGGTTGTTTGTGATGCTGGGCGGCGCAGGATTCGGCGATGTAGACCTGGGTATCGGTTTCGGCGATGTAGACGTAGATGCGGATGTGGAAATCCCGGATGTAGATGCAACAGCAGATTCCGACAGTGATGTCCCGTTGGAAAAATCGGAAGGTGCCATGTCCCGATTCCTCAATTACCTGAATATCGGAAAGGTGCCGTTCATGCTGGTACTCTCCACATTCAAATTCCTTACCTGGATGTGTACCCTCATCACGACCCAGTTCATTGCCATGGAATCATGGGGAGCAAAGTCTTTACTGATCCTGGTACCTATGTTTGCTATAGGAATAGTATTCACCAGATATGCCACTAAACCAATGGTTCGATTTTTCAAAAAAATAGGATACCAGGGCGAAGAGGAAATAGATTTTCTCGGACGCTCGGGTAAAATGCTGTCCACGATCAAAGAACAGAAGATCGGGTGTGCCGAATTCATCATCGATCGTAATCCGATGAAATTAAATGTAGTCAGTCATACAGGAGAGGAGATCTCTTATGGCGATACCGTAATGGTGACTGATGAATCGGATGACAGGAAGATTTATTATGTCACTAAGGAAATAACACTTTAG
- a CDS encoding DUF2007 domain-containing protein: MDKLVTVFSAPHLHEIGIPQSLLESEGIKCFIKNEMIGALYSGVIGNIQLQVSADDAPKAIEILANGGFSYE, encoded by the coding sequence ATGGACAAGTTAGTTACTGTTTTTTCCGCTCCCCATCTGCATGAGATCGGTATTCCTCAAAGCCTGCTCGAATCGGAAGGGATCAAATGTTTTATCAAAAACGAAATGATCGGAGCATTATACTCGGGTGTCATCGGCAACATCCAGCTACAGGTTTCTGCGGATGATGCGCCAAAAGCCATTGAGATACTGGCCAATGGAGGATTCAGTTACGAATAA